The following are encoded in a window of Bacillus xiapuensis genomic DNA:
- a CDS encoding DUF5365 family protein — translation MRVLMASTVEQEEKIFELIKQLKEEILPRFLTKEERRRMDELGILELTDLHMESFSILRDAFSVIASLQTIISILELEDPDQLPAYYQEMFQRNIDILRSYGIRFPFLLSHFSFKKRANRSMEYAQPANTFLI, via the coding sequence ATGAGAGTGCTTATGGCTTCCACGGTTGAACAAGAAGAAAAGATTTTTGAATTGATCAAGCAGTTAAAAGAAGAAATCTTGCCGCGCTTTTTGACGAAAGAAGAGAGAAGGCGTATGGATGAACTGGGGATATTGGAGCTCACTGATTTACATATGGAATCCTTTAGCATTCTTCGTGATGCCTTCAGTGTGATTGCGAGTCTTCAGACGATTATATCGATCCTGGAACTGGAAGATCCGGATCAATTGCCGGCTTATTATCAGGAAATGTTTCAGCGCAATATTGATATTTTACGGTCTTATGGCATCCGCTTTCCGTTTCTGCTCAGCCACTTTTCCTTCAAAAAAAGGGCAAACCGCAGTATGGAATATGCCCAGCCAGCGAATACGTTTCTCATTTAA